In Porphyromonas cangingivalis, a genomic segment contains:
- the prfA gene encoding peptide chain release factor 1: MAEGLDILKRTEGLKERFAEVTTMISDPDVISDRARFEKLSREYKDLEAIVVTTDRYRSLLDQLQENRELLSSEKDEDMVGFIKEEISSIEDEIPHLEEEIKLLLVPKDPEDSKNTIIEIRGGTGGDEAALFAGDLYKMYVRYCESRGWRCTTTSMSEGTLGGFKEIVFTVEGEGVYGTLKYESGVHRVQRVPQTETQGRVHTSAATVAVLPEADEFEVDIKESDIRIDLFCSSGAGGQSVNTTYSAVRLVHIPTGIVVQSQDERSQLKNKAKAMTELRTRIYNLEHQKYLDEIASKRKTMVSTGDRSAKIRTYNYPQGRVTDHRINLTLYQLSDIIGGNIQPLIDALTVAENAERLKSAEL, encoded by the coding sequence ATGGCAGAAGGACTTGATATACTCAAACGGACAGAAGGTCTGAAGGAAAGGTTCGCCGAGGTCACGACGATGATCTCGGATCCTGATGTGATCTCTGATAGGGCGAGGTTCGAAAAGCTCAGTCGTGAGTACAAAGACTTGGAAGCGATCGTCGTCACGACAGATAGGTATAGGTCACTTTTGGATCAGCTCCAAGAAAATAGAGAACTCCTATCTTCAGAAAAAGATGAGGACATGGTAGGATTTATCAAAGAAGAGATATCCTCGATTGAAGATGAGATCCCTCACCTTGAAGAAGAAATAAAGCTACTCCTCGTCCCCAAGGATCCCGAAGACAGCAAAAACACCATCATCGAGATACGTGGGGGCACGGGAGGCGATGAGGCCGCACTCTTTGCGGGAGATCTGTACAAGATGTATGTACGTTACTGCGAATCTCGTGGATGGAGATGCACGACAACATCAATGAGTGAAGGAACTTTGGGAGGATTTAAGGAGATTGTTTTCACTGTCGAAGGGGAAGGTGTCTATGGCACACTCAAGTATGAGTCCGGGGTGCATCGTGTGCAACGAGTGCCGCAGACAGAGACCCAAGGGCGTGTACACACCTCGGCTGCCACAGTGGCTGTATTGCCCGAGGCAGACGAGTTTGAGGTAGACATCAAGGAGTCTGACATACGTATAGACCTTTTTTGCAGTTCCGGAGCCGGAGGTCAGTCCGTCAATACGACCTACTCTGCCGTTCGGTTGGTACACATACCCACCGGGATTGTCGTGCAAAGCCAAGACGAGCGATCTCAGTTGAAGAATAAGGCCAAGGCCATGACCGAACTACGGACACGCATCTACAACCTTGAACATCAGAAGTATCTGGACGAGATAGCCTCCAAGCGCAAGACCATGGTCTCGACGGGTGACAGGTCGGCTAAAATACGTACCTACAACTATCCTCAAGGGCGTGTCACCGATCATCGTATCAACCTCACTCTGTATCAACTCAGCGATATCATTGGAGGTAATATACAACCTCTCATAGATGCCCTCACAGTGGCTGAAAATGCAGAGCGTTTGAAGTCTGCAGAACTCTAA
- the cobU gene encoding bifunctional adenosylcobinamide kinase/adenosylcobinamide-phosphate guanylyltransferase, with protein sequence MHKIIFVTGGQRSGKSAFAQNLAESLSAHRIYLATARHWDADFDKRIRLHQEARGSGWETLEEEKYLSRNDLSGKVVLLDCITLWLTNIYHDNEYKMQPTLSEAKEEWNKFIEQDFTLIVVSNEIGMGLHPIDESTRHFADIHGWINQHVASSADEVYLTVSGIPVKIK encoded by the coding sequence ATGCATAAGATCATATTTGTAACAGGAGGGCAACGCTCGGGTAAAAGTGCTTTTGCACAAAACCTTGCAGAAAGTCTTTCGGCTCATCGGATTTATCTCGCAACCGCAAGGCACTGGGATGCAGACTTCGACAAGCGTATCAGATTGCATCAAGAAGCAAGGGGGAGTGGCTGGGAGACACTGGAGGAAGAAAAGTATCTCAGCAGGAACGATCTGTCGGGTAAAGTCGTTCTACTCGACTGTATAACACTCTGGCTGACAAATATTTATCACGACAACGAATACAAGATGCAACCCACCCTGTCGGAAGCTAAAGAAGAGTGGAACAAGTTCATCGAACAAGACTTCACCCTCATCGTGGTGAGCAATGAAATCGGCATGGGGCTACACCCCATAGATGAATCCACACGTCACTTTGCCGACATACATGGGTGGATCAATCAGCATGTGGCATCATCCGCCGATGAGGTCTATCTGACCGTCTCAGGCATACCCGTAAAGATCAAATAA
- the cobT gene encoding nicotinate-nucleotide--dimethylbenzimidazole phosphoribosyltransferase, whose translation MKTFDEQLWEKINTRTKPLGSLGKLEQIAFKIGKIQQTLSPGLRNPAMLVFAADHGIADEGVSPCPKEITWQMVQNFVNGGAGISVFCKQHNIHLRVIDGGVDYDFPEELNVESCKLARGTRNMRYEPAMTIELCQTAMNKGAEYVRQEYERGCNVIGFGEMGIGNTSPASLLLHKFVGTPLDVAVGRGAGLTDDGLKHKYNILKEVSEKYNPQTPLETLATFGGIEIAMICGAVLEAKRLNMLIIADGFITSSGFLAAYEMQPDILDNVIFSHASKEPGHKSMVEYMKGDPILHLDLRLGEGTGVAIAYPIIQSALVFLNEMASFDETGVFEVEKHR comes from the coding sequence ATGAAAACATTTGACGAACAACTCTGGGAAAAAATCAATACTCGCACCAAACCTTTGGGCTCTTTGGGCAAATTGGAACAGATTGCCTTCAAAATAGGTAAGATACAACAAACCCTTTCGCCAGGGCTACGCAACCCGGCAATGCTTGTCTTTGCTGCAGACCATGGCATAGCAGACGAAGGTGTCAGTCCCTGCCCTAAAGAGATCACGTGGCAGATGGTGCAAAACTTCGTCAACGGAGGTGCCGGTATCAGTGTGTTCTGCAAGCAACACAACATCCACCTGAGAGTAATCGATGGCGGTGTGGACTATGACTTCCCCGAAGAGCTCAATGTAGAGAGCTGTAAACTGGCAAGAGGTACACGCAACATGAGATACGAACCGGCGATGACCATAGAACTCTGTCAAACAGCGATGAACAAGGGAGCTGAGTATGTCCGTCAAGAGTACGAAAGAGGATGCAATGTCATTGGCTTTGGAGAGATGGGCATCGGCAATACCTCTCCGGCCTCACTTCTTCTGCATAAGTTTGTGGGTACTCCTCTCGACGTCGCAGTCGGGAGAGGAGCCGGTCTTACCGATGATGGTCTGAAGCATAAATACAACATCCTCAAAGAAGTCTCAGAAAAGTATAACCCTCAGACACCTCTTGAAACCCTTGCCACTTTCGGAGGTATAGAGATCGCTATGATATGTGGCGCAGTCCTTGAAGCCAAACGACTCAATATGTTGATCATAGCCGATGGTTTTATCACCTCATCCGGCTTCTTGGCAGCCTATGAGATGCAGCCAGATATCTTGGACAATGTCATCTTCAGCCATGCTTCAAAAGAACCGGGACATAAATCCATGGTCGAGTACATGAAGGGTGACCCTATCTTACACTTGGATCTCAGACTAGGTGAAGGGACAGGAGTTGCTATCGCTTACCCCATCATACAGTCAGCACTTGTCTTCCTCAACGAGATGGCGAGCTTTGACGAAACCGGAGTTTTTGAGGTCGAGAAACATAGGTAA
- the cobS gene encoding adenosylcobinamide-GDP ribazoletransferase yields the protein MRKAPKYLLVGRNQLNLLRHAFLFYSRIPIGKVDYSDENLIKAFRYFPLVGIVVGGISALVYVLSDLVLPQYVSILFGIIAGVVMTGALHEDGLSDFFDAFGGAHDKEKALEIMKDSHIGAYGVLSLIMIFLTKYSLLLSIPSTYIPWIFIASGASARLMSIITSRLSTYARNENQRSKSLHLRIGIDNVTTAIATLFAIAPLALLPWQVSAVAVPIYTIILFVMKWYTERRIGGYTGDTLGALEQFCEVAFYLSASVTLGIFP from the coding sequence ATGCGTAAGGCTCCAAAGTATCTTCTCGTAGGTCGAAACCAGCTGAATTTGCTTCGACACGCCTTCCTTTTTTACAGCAGAATACCTATAGGAAAGGTAGACTATTCGGACGAAAACCTGATTAAGGCTTTTCGTTACTTCCCTCTCGTAGGGATTGTGGTGGGAGGCATTTCGGCATTGGTATATGTATTGTCTGATCTCGTCTTACCACAGTATGTCAGCATACTATTCGGTATCATTGCGGGCGTCGTCATGACGGGTGCTCTTCACGAGGATGGGCTGTCGGACTTCTTCGATGCTTTCGGAGGTGCTCATGACAAAGAAAAAGCCTTGGAGATCATGAAGGACAGCCATATAGGAGCTTATGGTGTGTTGTCTCTCATCATGATTTTTCTTACGAAGTACAGCCTCCTTCTATCCATCCCTTCGACTTATATCCCTTGGATATTCATAGCCTCGGGAGCTTCGGCTCGCCTGATGTCAATCATAACCTCAAGGCTCTCGACCTACGCGAGGAATGAAAATCAACGGAGCAAGTCACTACATCTACGTATAGGGATAGACAATGTCACCACCGCTATCGCCACCCTCTTTGCCATAGCCCCTTTGGCACTGCTGCCTTGGCAAGTCTCAGCTGTCGCCGTGCCAATATACACAATCATATTGTTTGTGATGAAATGGTACACAGAGCGACGTATAGGAGGATATACGGGAGATACGCTGGGAGCTCTCGAGCAGTTTTGCGAAGTCGCTTTTTATCTCTCTGCAAGCGTAACGCTTGGTATATTCCCCTGA
- a CDS encoding histidine phosphatase family protein has product MDVALRTSYTEEWAEISSRLGKGLFTKVYSSPLSRCKLLADHLSPEVIEDSRLIELNFGVWEGWTWDQIFETKEGKEWFDDYINTSTPDGESYKALVERVRDFIADLPRKDEDILIVTHAGVIRAFMHLLEGISIEEAFQTTIDYGQLITYQDINLSTFSK; this is encoded by the coding sequence ATGGATGTAGCCCTGCGTACATCCTACACGGAAGAATGGGCAGAAATATCTTCACGCCTTGGCAAAGGGTTATTTACAAAGGTATATTCAAGTCCGTTGTCAAGATGTAAGCTCCTTGCTGATCATCTGAGTCCGGAAGTCATAGAAGACTCAAGATTGATAGAACTCAACTTCGGGGTCTGGGAGGGATGGACGTGGGATCAAATCTTCGAGACAAAGGAAGGGAAAGAGTGGTTCGACGACTACATAAATACATCCACGCCAGACGGAGAATCTTACAAGGCTCTCGTGGAGCGTGTACGTGATTTCATCGCAGACTTGCCACGAAAGGATGAGGACATCCTGATAGTCACTCATGCCGGAGTGATCAGAGCTTTCATGCACTTACTCGAAGGCATCAGCATAGAAGAGGCATTCCAGACAACCATAGACTATGGGCAACTCATCACTTATCAAGACATTAATCTCTCCACTTTCAGCAAATAA
- a CDS encoding cobyric acid synthase, whose amino-acid sequence MKKLRPIMFVGTGSDVGKSVINTGFCRMFVQDGYSPAPFKAQNMSLNSYATIDNLEIGRAQAVQAEACKIPCCVEMNPVLLKPTNNLTSQVVLNGKPSGNKSASEYFNETDRDALFEEVIKSYNTLSERHNPIVIEGAGSISEINLWKKDIVNMRVALRTGAATYLVADIDRGGVFASVYGTIALLPKEQREAIKGIIINKFRGDLKLFDEGRKIIEDLTGIPVVGVVPYAKDIFIEQEDGVAIDHSSRTPVADKINVGVVLLKYMSNFTDFNMLQQTPGVHLYYSDDPMTLSQADIIIIPGSKNTISDLIVLKEKGIDSVLRQHIASEKCLYGICGGYQMMGEKVLDPHGIEGSISEVDGLGIIPTVTVLEKGKQTSQCTFNFVKGNAQGQGYEIHAGKTTTTTPRPLCLLSNGEEDGYYLNDKVWGSYVHGIFDNASVITSVVRQIDATFTSGIDYKAKKEEGYDQLAQLIRDHIDIDYVYKTLEL is encoded by the coding sequence ATGAAGAAACTCCGTCCTATAATGTTCGTAGGGACAGGCTCCGATGTCGGGAAGTCTGTCATCAATACGGGATTTTGCCGTATGTTCGTGCAAGATGGGTACAGTCCTGCACCATTCAAGGCGCAAAATATGTCCCTCAACAGCTATGCCACCATAGACAACCTCGAAATCGGTCGAGCACAAGCAGTCCAAGCCGAAGCGTGTAAGATACCTTGCTGTGTAGAGATGAACCCTGTCCTCCTTAAGCCGACAAACAACCTCACATCACAGGTGGTCCTCAACGGCAAACCTTCGGGCAACAAGTCAGCCTCAGAGTATTTCAATGAGACCGATAGGGATGCCCTGTTTGAAGAAGTGATCAAGTCCTACAATACGCTCAGCGAGAGGCATAATCCTATCGTTATAGAGGGAGCCGGAAGTATATCGGAAATCAATCTTTGGAAGAAAGACATCGTCAATATGCGTGTTGCCCTCAGAACCGGAGCTGCGACTTATCTTGTGGCAGACATCGACAGAGGGGGGGTCTTTGCGAGTGTGTATGGGACGATTGCACTGCTCCCAAAGGAGCAAAGAGAAGCCATCAAAGGGATCATCATCAACAAGTTCAGAGGAGACCTCAAACTGTTCGATGAGGGGCGAAAGATCATCGAAGATCTTACCGGTATTCCGGTCGTAGGTGTCGTCCCTTATGCCAAGGATATATTCATCGAGCAAGAGGATGGCGTCGCCATAGATCACAGTAGCAGAACCCCTGTCGCAGACAAGATAAACGTAGGTGTGGTACTTCTGAAGTATATGTCCAACTTCACGGACTTCAATATGCTTCAACAAACACCCGGCGTTCACCTCTACTATTCGGATGATCCGATGACTCTCTCACAAGCAGATATCATCATCATCCCGGGATCCAAGAACACGATATCAGATCTCATCGTCCTCAAAGAAAAAGGTATAGACTCGGTGCTCCGACAGCATATAGCATCAGAGAAATGTCTCTACGGGATATGCGGAGGCTATCAGATGATGGGCGAGAAAGTACTCGACCCACATGGTATAGAGGGCTCCATCTCCGAAGTCGACGGTCTTGGGATCATCCCGACAGTAACGGTACTTGAAAAGGGTAAGCAAACAAGTCAATGTACATTCAACTTTGTAAAAGGTAATGCACAAGGACAGGGTTATGAGATACATGCCGGCAAGACGACGACAACAACCCCTCGCCCTCTTTGCCTTCTGAGCAATGGAGAAGAAGATGGCTACTACCTCAACGACAAGGTATGGGGAAGTTATGTCCACGGTATATTTGACAATGCATCGGTGATTACCTCTGTCGTCAGACAGATCGATGCAACATTCACGTCGGGCATTGACTACAAAGCCAAAAAAGAAGAAGGATACGACCAGTTGGCACAACTCATTCGGGATCACATTGACATTGATTACGTTTATAAGACTTTGGAACTATGA
- a CDS encoding pyridoxal phosphate-dependent aminotransferase encodes MITGHGDDAYNYPDGIIGDFSSNVPYSHHGTLVAEHLCREVSRIHNYPDPQARQLTQALREHHHLNEGTDILITNGSAESFYLLAHLFSGSKSIITYPSFAEYEDACALYKHDITYLDLKEINISSIAGSRTLWFALPNNPDGYIMPIEKIRALCAEHPDTFIIIDNAYGELCPSSADLIPLHSEFPNLISVHSLTKTFAIPGLRLGYTIASTEVVSALQSYRIPWSVNSLALSAGLFIVRNYNGLRPDAHALCDESEQLQRMLGEIQGLEVYPSLCNFFLCKLLKGTAADLKEYLATQHKLLIRNADNFRGLTAQHFRVSVQGDDLNSLLCHGIKMYLQTV; translated from the coding sequence ATGATTACGGGACATGGAGATGATGCTTACAACTACCCCGATGGGATCATAGGCGACTTTAGTTCGAATGTCCCCTACTCCCATCATGGCACCCTTGTGGCAGAGCATTTGTGCCGGGAGGTATCTCGTATTCACAACTACCCCGATCCACAAGCACGCCAACTCACACAAGCCCTTCGAGAGCATCATCACCTAAATGAGGGTACAGATATCTTGATCACCAATGGTTCGGCAGAGAGCTTTTATCTCCTTGCACATCTATTCTCGGGATCAAAGAGCATCATCACCTACCCTTCGTTTGCAGAATACGAAGATGCTTGCGCCTTGTACAAGCATGACATAACATACCTTGATCTAAAGGAGATCAACATCTCGTCTATTGCAGGTAGTAGGACTCTGTGGTTCGCCCTACCCAACAATCCCGATGGATACATCATGCCTATCGAAAAGATCAGAGCTTTGTGTGCCGAGCATCCGGATACTTTTATCATCATCGATAATGCCTACGGAGAGTTATGTCCGTCGTCTGCAGATCTCATCCCTCTACATAGCGAATTTCCCAACCTTATTTCAGTACACTCTCTGACCAAGACCTTTGCCATACCGGGTCTTCGACTGGGCTATACCATAGCATCTACAGAAGTCGTGTCGGCATTGCAGTCCTATCGCATCCCCTGGAGTGTCAATAGCCTCGCACTTAGTGCCGGCCTTTTCATTGTTCGCAATTATAACGGACTCCGCCCCGATGCTCACGCTCTCTGTGACGAGTCTGAACAACTGCAGCGAATGCTTGGTGAAATACAGGGTCTCGAAGTCTACCCCTCTCTGTGTAACTTCTTCCTCTGCAAGCTCCTGAAAGGTACTGCAGCGGACCTCAAGGAATATCTGGCAACTCAGCACAAACTACTGATACGAAACGCCGACAACTTCAGAGGACTCACAGCACAACACTTCCGAGTATCGGTGCAGGGGGATGATCTGAACAGTCTCCTCTGCCACGGTATAAAGATGTACTTACAAACGGTCTAA